From Myxococcus xanthus, a single genomic window includes:
- a CDS encoding sensor histidine kinase, which translates to MPPTSALILNVNDDAASRYVTSRVLGLAGFRVVDAASGMEALALVTEDTDLVILDVRLPDTSGLEVCRRLKETPRTQGVLVLHLSAQAVGPGDRAQGLEHGADGYLVAPVDPEELVAQVHALLRLRQAEREVKALSREVVHQRQLLELAISCAADPIALYDEAGRVLSANQSLYASRGSHAVHAPGRTLDEMQAADGALTPYLEQVRVALRTGQVQRGTMVLGSDRGPRYFDYVLSPALGAGGEVLAVMSSLRDVTESRSAEEFREQFIGMLGHDLRNPLNALSMSAQQLRRKGGLDERQGMLTERILTSAERMDRMIRQLLDFARSRLGGGIPVVRSSCDVFEVVRRTVDELRASHPGRVVELESKGDGLGKWDFDRLEQAVGNLVANALKYSPAESTVRVGAEGSEREVVLRVHNRGTPIPAEDLPHVFGAWRRGRRAASDAGAPSGLGLGLDITRQIVRAHDGDAQVASSATEGTTFLIRLPR; encoded by the coding sequence ATGCCTCCCACTTCCGCGCTCATCCTCAACGTCAACGACGACGCGGCCAGCCGCTATGTCACCTCCCGCGTGCTGGGGCTCGCGGGCTTCCGCGTCGTGGACGCCGCCTCCGGGATGGAGGCGCTTGCCCTGGTGACCGAGGACACGGACCTCGTCATCCTGGACGTGCGGCTGCCGGACACCAGCGGCCTGGAGGTGTGCCGGAGGTTGAAGGAGACGCCTCGCACGCAGGGTGTCCTGGTGCTCCACCTGTCCGCACAGGCCGTGGGACCGGGCGATCGGGCGCAGGGCCTGGAGCACGGCGCGGACGGCTACCTGGTGGCGCCGGTGGACCCGGAGGAACTGGTGGCCCAGGTCCACGCGCTGCTCCGGCTGCGCCAGGCCGAGCGCGAGGTGAAGGCGCTGTCCCGCGAGGTGGTGCACCAGCGCCAGCTCCTGGAGTTGGCCATCTCCTGCGCGGCGGACCCCATCGCGCTCTACGACGAGGCCGGGCGAGTCCTGTCGGCCAATCAGTCTCTGTATGCGTCACGCGGCAGCCACGCCGTGCATGCACCGGGCAGGACACTGGATGAGATGCAGGCCGCGGATGGGGCGCTGACGCCGTACCTCGAACAGGTGCGGGTGGCCCTTCGCACGGGGCAGGTGCAGCGAGGCACCATGGTCTTGGGTTCGGACCGGGGCCCGCGGTACTTCGACTACGTCCTGTCGCCCGCGCTGGGGGCCGGCGGCGAGGTGCTGGCGGTGATGTCCTCCCTGCGGGACGTCACGGAGTCGCGCAGCGCGGAGGAGTTCCGCGAGCAGTTCATCGGCATGTTGGGGCATGACCTGCGCAACCCGCTCAACGCGCTGTCCATGTCCGCGCAGCAGTTGCGGCGCAAGGGTGGGCTGGACGAGCGCCAGGGCATGCTCACCGAGCGCATCCTCACCAGCGCCGAGCGCATGGACCGGATGATTCGCCAACTGCTGGACTTCGCGCGCTCGCGGCTGGGCGGCGGCATTCCGGTGGTGCGCTCGTCGTGCGACGTGTTCGAGGTGGTGCGCCGCACCGTGGACGAACTGCGCGCCAGCCATCCTGGCCGGGTGGTGGAACTGGAGTCCAAGGGCGATGGCCTGGGGAAGTGGGACTTCGACCGCCTGGAGCAGGCCGTGGGCAACCTGGTGGCCAACGCGCTGAAGTACAGCCCGGCGGAGAGCACCGTGAGGGTGGGCGCCGAGGGCTCCGAGCGCGAGGTGGTGCTGCGCGTCCACAACCGTGGCACGCCCATCCCCGCGGAGGACCTGCCCCACGTCTTCGGCGCCTGGCGCCGGGGCCGGCGCGCCGCCAGTGACGCGGGCGCGCCCAGCGGCCTGGGGTTGGGCCTCGACATCACCCGGCAGATTGTCCGGGCGCATGACGGGGACGCGCAGGTGGCCTCCAGTGCGACGGAGGGCACGACCTTCCTCATTCGCCTGCCACGATGA